One window of Bacillota bacterium genomic DNA carries:
- a CDS encoding menaquinol-cytochrome C reductase has product MATEVRQPEQDDLLRNVDESQLKPVHTWPHLVSIELIGALIFTLLLSIMAIFVRAPFYRMADPELTPNPAKAPWYFLGLQELLLHMHPALAGVVVPTALLILLAAIPYVDRSKKGTGIWFYSRKGVPIVIFSAVYTTIWNLGLIFVDEWLPAGESTGIAPFLKMHGFPDAFAEIFVPLVFMTFIPFSLWTIVKRRWNADIRELMMAMYTFFLASFVVLTIIGTAFRGVGMELVWPWEVPHPPIGKE; this is encoded by the coding sequence ATGGCGACGGAAGTACGGCAGCCGGAGCAGGACGATTTGCTGCGCAACGTGGATGAGAGCCAGCTCAAACCGGTTCACACCTGGCCGCACTTGGTCAGCATCGAGCTCATCGGCGCGTTGATCTTCACGCTGCTGTTGTCGATTATGGCCATCTTCGTCCGGGCGCCGTTCTACCGCATGGCCGACCCCGAGCTCACGCCCAATCCGGCCAAGGCGCCCTGGTACTTCCTCGGGCTGCAGGAGCTGCTGCTCCACATGCACCCGGCGCTGGCGGGCGTCGTCGTGCCGACGGCGCTGCTGATCCTGCTTGCGGCTATTCCGTACGTTGATCGCAGCAAGAAAGGCACGGGCATCTGGTTTTACAGCCGGAAAGGCGTGCCCATCGTGATTTTCTCGGCCGTTTACACGACCATCTGGAACCTGGGCCTTATCTTCGTGGACGAGTGGCTGCCGGCGGGCGAGTCGACCGGCATCGCTCCGTTCCTGAAGATGCACGGCTTTCCCGACGCGTTCGCGGAAATTTTCGTGCCGCTGGTGTTCATGACGTTTATTCCGTTCTCGCTCTGGACCATCGTCAAGCGGCGCTGGAATGCGGACATCCGGGAGCTCATGATGGCCATGTACACGTTCTTTCTGGCGTCGTTCGTCGTGCTGACCATCATCGGCACGGCGTTCCGCGGCGTCGGCATGGAACTGGTCTGGCCGTGGGAAGTTCCGCATCCGCCCATCGGCAAGGAGTGA
- a CDS encoding cytochrome B6, producing the protein MSLRKWITESRFWKSWFRNPYPRDRRSRSLVILNSLALHLHPVRVPKRATRVTYTWGLGGLATWMFVILTFTGVFLMWYYIPSTQDAYWSIVKLETEVTFGSFFRNLHRWAAHAMVIAVILHMTRVFYTGAYKPPRDFNWVIGVGLLLLTLLLSFSGYLLPWDQLAYWAIAVGMEMGGATPFIGRQVRLALLGGFEIGQQTLIRWYTLHVIFLPLATIFLMATHFWRVRKDGNISTPVYEDDEEELMRVAEERRLR; encoded by the coding sequence ATGAGCCTACGGAAGTGGATCACCGAGTCCCGCTTCTGGAAGTCGTGGTTCCGCAACCCGTACCCGCGTGACCGGCGGTCGCGTTCGCTGGTCATCCTCAACAGCCTGGCCTTGCACTTGCACCCGGTGCGGGTGCCGAAGCGAGCGACGCGGGTGACCTACACTTGGGGCCTGGGCGGCCTCGCCACGTGGATGTTCGTCATCCTCACCTTCACCGGCGTCTTCCTCATGTGGTACTACATCCCTTCCACCCAAGACGCTTACTGGAGCATCGTGAAGCTCGAAACCGAAGTGACGTTCGGTTCTTTTTTTCGCAACCTGCATCGCTGGGCGGCACACGCCATGGTCATCGCCGTCATCTTGCACATGACCCGGGTGTTTTACACGGGCGCGTACAAACCGCCCCGCGACTTTAACTGGGTCATCGGCGTCGGCCTGCTGCTGCTGACGTTGCTGCTCAGCTTCAGCGGATATCTGCTGCCCTGGGACCAGCTGGCCTACTGGGCCATCGCCGTCGGCATGGAGATGGGCGGCGCCACGCCTTTTATCGGCCGCCAGGTGCGGCTAGCCCTGCTGGGCGGTTTCGAGATCGGGCAGCAGACGCTGATTCGCTGGTACACCCTGCACGTCATTTTCCTGCCGCTGGCGACCATCTTCCTTATGGCCACCCACTTCTGGCGGGTGCGCAAGGACGGCAACATTTCGACCCCCGTGTACGAGGACGATGAAGAGGAGCTCATGCGGGTCGCCGAGGAGCGGCGGCTCCGCTGA